The following proteins are co-located in the Rattus norvegicus strain BN/NHsdMcwi chromosome X, GRCr8, whole genome shotgun sequence genome:
- the Hcfc1 gene encoding host cell factor 1 isoform X2 gives MASAVSPANLPAVLLQPRWKRVVGWSGPVPRPRHGHRAVAIKELIVVFGGGNEGIVDELHVYNTATNQWFIPAVRGDIPPGCAAYGFVCDGTRLLVFGGMVEYGKYSNDLYELQASRWEWKRLKAKTPKNGPPPCPRLGHSFSLVGNKCYLFGGLANDSEDPKNNIPRYLNDLYILELRPGSGVVAWDIPITYGVLPPPRESHTAVVYTEKDNKKSKLVIYGGMSGCRLGDLWTLDIETLTWNKPSLSGVAPLPRSLHSATTIGNKMYVFGGWVPLVMDDVKVATHEKEWKCTNTLACLNLDTMAWETILMDTLEDNIPRARAGHCAVAINTRLYIWSGRDGYRKAWNNQVCCKDLWYLETEKPPPPARVQLVRANTNSLEVSWGAVATADSYLLQLQKYDIPATAATATSPTPNPVPSVPANPPKSPAPAAAAPAVQPLTQVGITLVPQAAAAPPSTTTIQVLPTVPGSSISVPTAARTQGVPAVLKVTGPQATTGTPLVTMRPASQAGKAPVTVTSLPASVRMVVPTQSAQGTVIGSNPQMSGMAALAAAAAATQKIPPSSAPTVLSVPAGTTIVKTVAVTPGTTTLPATVKVASSPVMVSNPATRMLKTAAAQVGTSVSSAANTSTRPIITVHKSGTVTVAQQAQVVTTVVGGVTKTITLVKSPISVPGGSALISNLGKVMSVVQTKPVQTSAVTGQASTGPVTQIIQTKGPLPAGTILKLVTSADGKPTTIITTTQASGAGTKPTILGISSVSPSTTKPGTTTIIKTIPMSAIITQAGATGVTSSPGIKSPITIITTKVMTSGTGAPAKIITAVPKIATGHGQQGVTQVVLKGAPGQPGTILRTVPMGGVRLVTPVTVSAVKPAVTTLVVKGTTGVTTLGTVTGTVSTSLAGAGAHSTSASLATPITTLGTIATLSSQVINPTAITVSAAQTTLTAAGGLTTPTITMQPVSQPTQVTLITAPSGVEAQPVHDLPVSILASPTTEQPTATVTIADSGQGDVQPGTVTLVCSNPPCETHETGTTNTATTTVVANLGGHPQPTQVQFVCDRQEAAASLVTSAVGQQNGNVVRVCSNPPCETHETGTTNTATTATSNMAGQHGCSNPPCETHETGTTSTATTAMSSMGTGQQRDARRATNTPTVVRITVAPGALERAQGTVKPPCQTQQTNMTSTTMTVQATGAPCSAGPLLRPSVALETGSHSPAFVQLALPSVRVGLSGPSSKDVPTGRQPETYHTYTTNTPTTARSIMVAGELGTARVVPTSQYDCLQASSPSSTMTMTALEALLCPSATVTQVCSNPPCETHETGTTNTATTSNAGSAQRVCSNPPCETHETGTTHTATTATSNGGAGQPEGGQQPASGHPCETHQTTSTGTTMSVSVGALIPDATPSHGTLESGLEVVAVPTVTSQAGATLLASFSTQRVCSNPPCETHETGTTHTATTVTSNMSSNQDPPPAASDQGEVASTQGDSTNITSASAITTTVSSTLPRAVTTVTQSTPVPGPSVPNISSLTETTPGALTSEVPIPATITVTIANTETSDMPFSAVDILQPPEELQVSPGPRQQLPPRQLLQSASTPLMGESAEVLSASQTPELQAAVDLSSTGDPSSVQEPTTSAVVATVVVQPPQPTQSEVDQLSLPQELMAEAQAGTTTLMVTGLTPEELAVTAAAEAAAQAAATEEAQALAIQAVLQAAQQAVMGTGEPMDTSEAAAAVTQAELGHLSAEGQEGQATTIPIVLTQQELAALVQQQQQLQEAQAQAQQQHHLPTEALAPADSLNDPSIESNCLNELASAVPSTVALLPSTATESLAPSNTFVAPQPVVVASPAKMQAAATLTEVANGIESLGVKPDLPPPPSKAPIKKENQWFDVGVIKGTSVMVTHYFLPPDDAVQSDDDSGTVPDYNQLKKQELQPGTAYKFRVAGINACGRGPFSEISAFKTCLPGFPGAPCAIKISKSPDGAHLTWEPPSVTSGKIIEYSVYLAIQSSQASGEPKSSTPAQLAFMRVYCGPSPSCLVQSSSLSNAHIDYTTKPAIIFRIAARNEKGYGPATQVRWLQETSKDSSGTKPASKRPMSSPEMKSAPKKSKADGQ, from the exons cGACCAACCAGTGGTTCATCCCAGCTGTGAGAGGGGATATCCCTCCAGGGTGTGCAGCCTATGGCTTTGTATGTGATGGTACTCGCCTGCTGGTGTTTGGTGGAATGGTAGAGTATGGAAAATACAGCAACGACCTCTATGAGCTCCAG GCAAGTCGCTGGGAATGGAAGAGACTGAAGGCAAAGACACCCAAAAACGGGCCTCCTCCGTGTCCTCGGCTTGGACACAGTTTCTCCCTTGTGGGCAACAAATGTTACCTGTTTGGGGGTCTGGCCAATGATAGTGAGGACCCCAAGAACAACATTCCGAG GTACCTGAATGACTTATATATTCTCGAACTACGGCCAGGCTCTGGAGTGGTAGCTTGGGACATTCCCATCACTTATGGTGTCCTTCCTCCACCCCGGGAGTCACATACTGCTGTGGTCTACACTGAAAAAGATAACAAGAAATCCAAGCTGGTGATCTATGGAGGGATGAGTGGCTGCAGGCTAGGGGACCTTTGGACCCTGGACATTG AGACACTGACATGGAATAAGCCCAGCCTTAGTGGGGTGGCACCCCTTCCTCGCAGCCTCCACTCTGCAACCACCATAGGAAACAA AATGTATGTATTTGGTGGCTGGGTGCCCCTTGTCATGGACGATGTCAAAGTGGCCACACACGAGAAGGAATGGAAGTGTACCAACACACTGGCTTGTCTCAACCTGG ATACCATGGCCTGGGAAACCATCCTGATGGATACACTGGAGGACAACATTCCTCGAGCTCGAGCAGGCCACTGTGCTGTTGCCATCAATACTCGCCTGTATATTTGGAGTGGCCGTGATGGCTATCGCAAGGCCTGGAACAATCAGGTCTGCTGCAAGGACCTGTGGTATCTGGAGACAG AAAAGCCACCACCCCCAGCCCGAGTTCAACTAGTACGAGCCAACACCAACTCACTGGAGGTTAGCTGGGGTGCAGTGGCAACAGCCGACAGTTACCTTCTACAACTCCAGAAATATGACATTCCTGCCACAGCTGCTACGGCTACCTCCCCCACTCCCAATCCAGTCCCGTCTGTGCCTGCCAACCCTCCCAAGAGCCCTGCGCCAGCAGCAGCTGCACCTGCTGTACAACCACTGACCCAAGTAGGCATCACACTTGTGCCCCAGGCTGCCGCTGCACCCCCAAGCACAACCACCATCCAGGTCTTGCCGACAGTGCCAGGCAGCTCTATTTCTGTGCCCACTGCAGCCAGGACTCAAG GTGTCCCTGCTGTTCTCAAAGTGACTGGTCCTCAAGCTACAACAGGAACACCACTGGTCACCATGAGACCTGCAAGCCAGGCTGGAAAAGCTCCTGTCACTGTGACTTCCCTGCCTGCCAGTGTGAGAATGGTTGTACCCACTCAGAGTGCCCAGGGCACG GTGATTGGCAGCAACCCACAGATGAGTGGGATGGCTGcattggctgctgctgctgctgccacacaGAAaatccctccttcctcagcacccACAGTGCTAAGTGTCCCAGCAGGCACCACCATTGTCAAGACAGTGGCTGTGAcacctggtacaaccactcttccAGCCACTGTGAAGGTGGCCTCCTCACCTGTTATG GTGAGCAACCCAGCTACTCGAATGCTAAAGACTGCAGCTGCCCAAGTGGGGACATCTGTGTCCTCTGCTGCCAACACATCTACCCGCCCTATCATCACAGTACATAAATCAGGGACTGTAACAGTGGCCCAGCAAGCCCAGGTGGTGACCACGGTGGTAGGCGGAGTCACCAAGACCATCACTCTAGTGAAGAGCCCCATCTCTGTCCCGGGAGGCAGTGCTCTG ATTTCCAATCTTGGAAAAGTGATGTCAGTGGTCCAGACCAAACCAGTTCAGACTTCAGCAGTGACAGGCCAAGCATCTACAGGTCCTGTGACTCAGATCATCCAG ACCAAAGGACCCCTGCCAGCAGGGACTATCCTGAAGTTGGTGACATCAGCAGATGGCAAGCCCacaaccatcatcaccaccacacaGGCTAGTGGGGCAGGGACCAAGCCCACTATCCTGGGCATCAGTAGTGTCTCTCCTAGCACCACCAAACCCGGCACAACTACCATCATTAAGACCATTCCCATGTCAGCAATTATCACCCAGGCAGGCGCCACAG GTGTTACCAGCAGTCCTGGCATTAAGTCCCCCATCACAATTATCACCACCAAGGTGATGACTTCAGGAACAGGAGCACCTGCCAAAATCATCACTGCTGTCCCCAAGATTGCTACTGGCCATGGGCAACAAGGAGTGACCCAG GTGGTGCTAAAGGGGGCCCCTGGACAGCCAGGCACCATCCTCCGCACTGTGCCCATGGGCGGCGTTCGCCTGGTCACCCCTGTCACCGTCTCCGCTGTCAAGCCAGCTGTCACCACATTGGTTGTGAAGGGCACCACAG GTGTTACAACACTAGGCACAGTGACAGGCACTGTCTCCACCAGCCTTGCCGGAGCTGGGGCACATAGCACCAGTGCTTCTCTGGCTACACCTATCACTACTTTGGGCACCATTGCTACTCTCTCAAGTCAGGTGATCAACCCTACTGCTATCACAGTGTCAGCTGCACAGACTACACTAACAGCTGCTGGTGGACTCACCACACCTACAATCACAATGCAG CCTGTCTCCCAGCCTACCCAGGTGACTCTGATCACAGCACCTAGCGGGGTTGAGGCCCAACCTGTACATGACCTTCCTGTGTCCATTTTGGCCTCACCTACTACAGAGCAACCCACAGCAACAGTCACTATCGCTGACTCAGGCCAGGGTGATGTACAACCTGGCACTGTGACACTGGTGTGTTCCAACCCACCCTGTGAAACCCATGAAACAGGCACCACCAACACAGCTACCACCACTGTTGTGGCTAACCTTGGGGGACATCCTCAGCCTACCCAGGTGCAGTTTGTTTGTGACAGACAGGAGGCAGCTGCTTCACTTGTGACCTCAGCTGTGGGACAACAGAATGGTAATGTGGTCCGTGTCTGTTCAAACCCCCCCTGTGAAACCCATGAGACAggcaccaccaacactgccacaACAGCCACCTCAAACATGGCTGGGCAGCATGGCTGCTCGAATCCTCCCTGCGAGACTCATGAGACAGGTACCACCAGCACTGCCACTACAGCAATGTCCAGCATGGGCACTGGGCAGCAGCGAGACGCTCGTCGTGCCACTAACACCCCCACTGTAGTGCGGATCACTGTGGCTCCTGGGGCATTGGAAAGAGCCCAGGGTACTGTGAAGCCTCCGTGCCAAACCCAGCAGACCAACATGACCAGCACCACCATGACTGTGCAGGCCACTGGAGCTCCATGCTCAGCTGGCCCACTGCTCAGGCCAAGTGTGGCACTGGAGACTGGGAGCCATAGCCCTGCCTTCGTGCAACTAGCCCTTCCAAGTGTCAGAGTTGGGCTAAGTGGCCCCAGCAGCAAGGACGTGCCCACAGGGCGCCAACCAGAGACATATCATACTTACACAACCAATACCCCAACCACAGCCCGTTCTATCATGGTTGCTGGGGAGCTTGGTACAGCTCGGGTGGTCCCCACATCTCAATATGATTGCCTCCAGGCAAGCTCTCCCAGTAGCACCATGACTATGACAGCCCTAGAGGCCCTGCTGTGCCCTTCAGCTACTGTGACCCAAGTCTGCTCCAACCCACCATGTGAGACCCATGAGACGGGTACCACCAACACCGCCACTACCTCCAATGCGGGCAGTGCTCAGCGAGTATGCTCTAACCCACCTTGTGAGACTCATGAGAcgggcaccacacacacagctacCACTGCCACATCAAATGGAGGCGCAGGCCAGCCTGAGGGTGGACAACAGCCTGCCAGTGGCCATCCCTGCGAGACACACCAGACCACTTCCACTGGCACCACTATGTCAGTCAGTGTGGGTGCCCTGATTCCTGATGCCACTCCCTCTCATGGGACCCTGGAGTCTGGTTTAGAGGTGGTAGCAGTGCCCACTGTCACCTCCCAGGCTGGTGCCACATTGCTGGCCTCTTTCTCAACACAGAGGGTATGCTCCAATCCTCCTTGCGAGACCCACGAGACAGGTACAACGCACACAGCCACCACTGTCACCTCTAACATGAGCTCAAACCAAG ACCCTCCACCAGCTGCCAGTGACCAAGGAGAAGTGGCGAGTACCCAAGGTGACAGCACAAATATCACCAGTGCCAGTGCTATCACTACAACTGTGTCTTCTACACTGCCAAGAGCAGTGACCACTGTGACACAGTCTACACCAGTCCCAGGTCCTTCTGTGCCG AACATCTCATCATTGACTGAGACTACCCCAGGGGCTCTGACTTCCGAAGTCCCCATCCCAGCCACGATAACAGTGACCATAGCCAACACAGAAACTTCTGACATGCCCTTCTCTGCTGTTGACATCCTGCAGCCCCCAGAGGAACTCCAGGTCTCACCAGGGCCTCGCCAGCAGCTGCCTCCAAGGCAACTCCTGCAGTCTGCCTCCACACCCCTGATGGGGGAGTCCGCCGAGGTCCTGTCAGCCTCCCAGACCCCTGAGCTCCAGGCCGCCGTGGATCTGAGCAGCACTGGGGACCCATCTTCAGTCCAGGAGCCTACCACCTCTGCTGTTGTGGCCACTGTGGTGGTCCAACCACCCCAACCCACACAGTCTGAAGTAGACCAGTTATCACTTCCCCAAGAGCTGATGGCTGAAGCCCAGGCGGGCACCACAACCCTTATGGTAACAGGGCTCACTCCAGAGGAGCTGGCAGTGACTGCTGCTGCTGAAGCAGCTGCTCAAGCTGCAGCCACTGAAGAAGCTCAAGCCTTGGCCATCCAGGCTGTGCTCCAGGCTGCACAGCAGGCTGTCATGG GCACTGGGGAGCCCATGGATACAtctgaagcagcagcagcagtgacacaAGCAGAACTGGGTCATCTTTCAGCTGAAGGCCAAGAGGGTCAGGCTACCACCATACCCATTGTGCTGACACAGCAGGAGCTTGCAGCTCTtgtacagcagcagcagcagctccaggaGGCTCAAGCCCAAGCCCAGCAACAGCACCACCTTCCCACTGAGGCTCTGGCCCCAGCTGACAGTCTCAATGACCCATCCATCGAGAGCAACTGCCTCAATGAGTTAGCTAGTGCTGTCCCCAGCACTGTGGCCTTGCTACCCTCAACAGCTACTGAGA GTTTGGCTCCATCTAACACATTTGTGGCTCCTCAGCCTGTTGTTGTAGCCAGTCCAGCAAAGATGCAGGCTGCAGCAACCCTTACTGAAGTGGCAAATGGCATTGAGTCCCTGGGTGTG AAACCGGACTTGCCACCCCCACCCAGCAAAGCCCCTATAAAAAAGGAGAACCAgtggtttgatgtgggggtcaTTAAAGGTACCAGTGTAATGGTGACACACTATTTTCTGCCACCAGATGATGCTGTTCAGTCAGAT GATGACTCAGGCACCGTTCCAGACTATAACCAGCTAAAGAAGCAGGAGCTGCAGCCAGGCACAGCTTATAAATTTCGAGTTGCTGGAATCAATGCTTGTGGCCGGGGCCCCTTCAGTGAGATCTCAGCCTTTAAGACTTGTCTGCCTGGTTTTCCAGGGGCTCCTTGTGCTATTAAAATCAGCAAG AGCCCAGATGGTGCTCACCTCACCTGGGAGCCACCCTCTGTGACCTCCGGCAAGATTATCGAGTACTCTGTGTACCTGGCCATCCAGAGCTCACAGGCCAGTGGTGAGCCCAAGAGCTCTACCCCAGCCCAGCTGGCCTTCATGCGAGTATACTGTGGGCCTAGCCCTTCCTGCCTTGTGCAGTCCTCCAGCCTCTCCAACGCCCACATTGACTATACTACAAAGCCTGCCATCATCTTCCGCATTGCTGCCCGCAATGAAAAGGGCTACGGCCCTGCCACACAAGTGAGGTGGTTACAAG AAACCAGTAAAGACAGCTCTGGCACCAAGCCAGCTAGCAAGCGGCCCATGTCGTCTCCAGAAAT GAAATCTGCTCCAAAGAAGTCTAAGGCTGATGGTCAGTGA